Proteins encoded together in one Thermophilibacter immobilis window:
- a CDS encoding class I SAM-dependent methyltransferase: MSGHTTDAVRDNLQNWNDRAETHAQSTYGDLNALADDPLYVSSVVRRDLGVLAPHLPMNSVAGQRLLHLQCHIGTDTLSWWRLGASEVHGLDFSPHALNHARALSARAGADITYVRGDARHADEVLSEHLGSFDVIVTSAGTITWLPDLEDWGRSIARLLAPGGIFMIRDNHPLLFALDNNGLEVVTGYLSGTESCYETAQTYMTVPLPANGNLKDDTPAAPVITHTRNHNWAHDFQEITGALLGAGLTIEALGEHEQTDWKALPQLKYHADEDAWSMPDGLPRIPLTFSLVARRPQAE; encoded by the coding sequence GTGAGTGGCCACACCACAGATGCCGTCCGCGACAACCTACAAAACTGGAACGATCGTGCTGAGACACATGCCCAGAGCACCTACGGTGACCTGAACGCTCTGGCCGATGACCCCCTGTACGTCTCATCTGTCGTCCGACGCGACCTGGGGGTGCTTGCTCCCCACCTGCCCATGAACTCCGTCGCCGGGCAACGTCTGCTGCATCTTCAGTGCCATATCGGCACAGACACCTTGAGCTGGTGGCGTCTGGGGGCGAGCGAGGTCCATGGCCTGGACTTCTCACCCCATGCACTTAATCACGCCCGCGCGCTGTCCGCGCGCGCCGGGGCGGACATCACCTACGTGCGGGGCGACGCACGCCATGCCGACGAGGTCCTGTCCGAGCATCTGGGATCGTTCGACGTCATTGTCACAAGCGCCGGCACCATCACTTGGCTCCCCGACCTCGAGGACTGGGGACGCTCCATCGCGCGGCTTCTGGCCCCAGGCGGAATCTTCATGATTCGCGACAATCACCCGCTCCTGTTCGCACTCGATAATAACGGACTCGAGGTTGTTACAGGCTATCTGAGCGGCACCGAGTCGTGCTACGAGACGGCTCAGACCTACATGACCGTGCCCCTTCCCGCGAACGGCAACCTCAAGGACGACACTCCCGCAGCACCCGTCATCACGCATACACGCAACCACAACTGGGCCCATGACTTCCAGGAAATCACCGGCGCGCTGCTCGGCGCCGGTCTCACGATCGAAGCGCTCGGCGAGCACGAGCAGACCGACTGGAAGGCGCTTCCCCAGCTCAAGTATCATGCAGACGAGGACGCCTGGAGCATGCCCGACGGACTCCCACGGATTCCGCTCACATTCTCGCTCGTGGCGAGAAGACCACAAGCAGAATAG
- a CDS encoding NAD(P)H-dependent oxidoreductase, producing the protein MNTAVERQNGATLIDALERRFTCKRYDPNGHVSDEDFSTILEAGRLSPSSFGFEPWKFLVIESDELLGKILDCCWGAKKNADRTVVILARRGVDAQSPWAHQISGHVHGLSPEDERARLATFEEFQRSDLHVLESDRALFDWAGKQTYIALANMLTAAALLGVDATPVEGYDADALNELLVKEGAFDPGEWGVSVLAQFGVHDPSHRAHPKLRRPIEEVVEHVR; encoded by the coding sequence ATGAACACTGCCGTTGAGCGTCAGAATGGCGCAACCCTTATCGACGCGCTCGAGCGGCGTTTCACCTGCAAGCGCTACGACCCGAACGGACACGTCTCCGACGAGGACTTTTCCACGATCCTCGAGGCCGGCCGGCTCTCCCCCAGCTCCTTTGGGTTCGAGCCGTGGAAGTTCCTCGTCATAGAGAGCGACGAGCTCCTGGGCAAGATCCTCGACTGCTGCTGGGGCGCCAAGAAGAACGCCGACCGCACCGTCGTCATTCTGGCCCGACGGGGCGTTGACGCGCAGAGCCCGTGGGCGCACCAGATCTCCGGGCACGTCCACGGCCTCTCCCCGGAAGACGAGCGGGCACGCCTCGCCACGTTCGAGGAATTCCAGAGAAGCGACCTCCACGTCCTCGAGAGCGACCGCGCCCTCTTCGACTGGGCCGGCAAGCAGACCTACATAGCCTTGGCCAACATGCTCACCGCGGCGGCGCTTCTGGGCGTGGACGCCACGCCCGTCGAGGGCTACGACGCCGATGCCCTCAACGAGCTGCTGGTCAAGGAGGGCGCCTTCGACCCCGGGGAATGGGGCGTCAGCGTACTCGCACAGTTTGGCGTCCACGACCCGAGCCATCGTGCGCACCCCAAGCTGCGCCGCCCGATCGAGGAGGTCGTCGAGCACGTGCGGTAG
- a CDS encoding OPT/YSL family transporter: MSHSSDRAGLRAQLSPAGILIGCIGCVIITASSVYTALKMGSLPWPTIFTSITALVLLRALGHTSLNEANITQVIMSAGSMVAGGLSFTLPGIWMLDLADEVSWQEMLFVALAGTLLGLVCTALIRRRFVEESGLEYPIGTAAAETLKATRSDSGTGRRLFGSMALSGIWCALRDVLGVLPTMVAALPIPGVSFAIYNSPMLLSVGFLVGTTAIAFWFAGALLGNFGIVVGGVAAGLWDAVAASGIVSSLGMGLMMGSGIGVVVKDVLPKAAGVLRGQSRERGKNGQSGDVSSRADAGLLSLLVAAAALIICFGLELGPMVALVVVALAFVTTIMSAQSVGQTGIDPMEIFGLIVLLVVAAVSNTPQVKLFFVAGVVAVACGLAGDVMSDFKTGAIIGTSPRTLWMGQAIGALVGVVVSVVILSALLRAYGPDAFGPGRLFVSAQASVVATMVSGIPSVPAFATGLAAGLLLYLAGIPSMMLGLGVYLPFYMSLTAFLGTLAKLVYDHAMRSRGRDAAAAEESGIVVASGLLGGESIVGVIIALVSVVAGLAA, encoded by the coding sequence ATGAGCCACTCGAGCGACCGCGCAGGTCTGCGCGCGCAGCTGAGCCCCGCCGGCATTCTGATCGGATGCATCGGCTGCGTCATCATCACAGCATCTTCGGTTTATACCGCCCTCAAGATGGGCTCGTTGCCGTGGCCCACCATCTTCACCTCCATAACCGCGCTTGTCCTGTTGCGCGCTCTGGGACACACGAGTCTCAACGAGGCCAACATCACGCAGGTCATCATGTCCGCTGGCTCGATGGTCGCCGGCGGCCTCTCCTTCACGCTGCCCGGCATCTGGATGCTCGACCTCGCCGACGAGGTCAGCTGGCAGGAGATGCTCTTCGTGGCCCTGGCGGGAACGCTTCTGGGCCTGGTGTGCACGGCTCTTATCCGAAGGCGCTTCGTGGAGGAGTCCGGGCTGGAGTACCCCATCGGCACCGCCGCGGCCGAGACTCTCAAGGCCACCCGCTCCGACAGCGGGACCGGTCGCAGGCTCTTTGGCTCCATGGCCCTCTCCGGAATCTGGTGCGCCCTACGTGACGTGCTCGGCGTGCTGCCCACCATGGTCGCGGCGCTGCCCATCCCGGGCGTGAGCTTTGCGATCTACAACTCCCCGATGCTCCTCTCGGTGGGCTTTCTCGTAGGGACGACGGCGATCGCGTTTTGGTTCGCCGGTGCTCTCCTGGGCAACTTCGGCATCGTCGTGGGCGGCGTAGCCGCTGGCCTGTGGGACGCCGTCGCGGCCTCGGGCATCGTGTCCAGCCTGGGCATGGGACTCATGATGGGCTCGGGCATCGGCGTGGTGGTGAAGGACGTCCTGCCCAAGGCCGCAGGGGTGCTGCGTGGTCAATCGCGTGAAAGAGGCAAGAACGGGCAGAGCGGAGACGTCTCCAGCCGTGCCGACGCCGGGCTGCTCTCGCTACTGGTGGCAGCTGCAGCGCTCATCATATGCTTTGGCCTAGAGCTGGGCCCCATGGTTGCCCTCGTAGTCGTGGCGCTCGCGTTCGTGACCACCATCATGAGCGCACAGTCTGTGGGACAGACCGGCATCGACCCGATGGAGATCTTTGGCCTCATCGTGCTGCTCGTCGTGGCCGCCGTTTCTAATACTCCCCAGGTGAAGCTCTTCTTCGTGGCTGGCGTGGTGGCCGTGGCATGCGGCCTTGCCGGTGACGTCATGAGCGACTTCAAGACGGGTGCGATCATCGGCACGAGCCCACGCACGCTCTGGATGGGGCAGGCGATCGGAGCGCTCGTGGGCGTGGTAGTCTCGGTCGTGATCCTGAGTGCGCTTCTGCGGGCGTACGGACCGGACGCCTTTGGCCCGGGCAGACTCTTTGTCTCCGCGCAGGCAAGCGTGGTGGCCACGATGGTCTCGGGCATCCCGAGCGTGCCCGCCTTCGCGACGGGCCTTGCGGCGGGATTACTCCTATATCTTGCGGGAATCCCGTCCATGATGCTGGGTCTGGGCGTCTACCTGCCGTTCTACATGTCACTCACGGCCTTTCTGGGGACCCTGGCCAAGCTCGTCTACGACCACGCGATGCGCTCGCGCGGTCGCGACGCCGCCGCTGCCGAGGAGTCCGGTATCGTGGTGGCGTCCGGCCTGCTGGGCGGCGAGTCCATCGTGGGCGTGATCATCGCGCTTGTCTCCGTGGTGGCGGGGCTTGCGGCATAG
- the yihA gene encoding ribosome biogenesis GTP-binding protein YihA/YsxC, translating into MASINYQTARFEASYGTVAQLPEPATPEVAVTGRSNVGKSSLLNRVFSRKDLVKVSSTPGKTANINFFSVDGIRFVDLPGYGFAKVSKAEKRRWADLISGYFDQERSFNLVIALVDIRHEAQQLDLDMIGFLQQSELPFVVALTKADKIGRSKQNQQVATLTRQLGVEREQVVVTSSATGEGIDGLRRRIAAACL; encoded by the coding sequence ATGGCCAGCATCAACTACCAGACGGCGCGCTTCGAGGCCTCCTATGGCACCGTGGCGCAGCTTCCCGAGCCCGCGACCCCCGAGGTCGCCGTGACCGGGCGCTCCAACGTGGGCAAGTCCTCTCTGCTCAACCGAGTCTTCTCGCGCAAGGACCTCGTCAAGGTCTCCAGCACGCCGGGCAAGACCGCCAACATCAACTTCTTTTCCGTCGACGGCATCCGCTTCGTAGACCTGCCCGGATACGGCTTCGCCAAGGTCTCCAAGGCCGAGAAGCGCCGGTGGGCCGACCTCATCTCCGGCTACTTCGACCAGGAGCGCAGCTTCAACCTGGTAATCGCCCTCGTGGACATCCGTCACGAGGCCCAGCAGCTCGACCTGGACATGATCGGCTTCCTGCAGCAGAGCGAGCTTCCCTTCGTGGTAGCGCTCACCAAGGCCGACAAGATCGGGCGCTCAAAGCAGAACCAGCAGGTCGCCACCCTGACTCGACAGCTCGGCGTCGAGCGCGAGCAGGTCGTGGTCACCTCCTCCGCCACCGGCGAGGGCATCGACGGGCTCCGGCGCCGCATCGCAGCCGCCTGTCTGTAG
- a CDS encoding rhodanese-like domain-containing protein, producing the protein MGFFGSIFGGGAGARDINTCLAEARDVRGAVVLDVREKDEFTSGHVAGAINVPVGSISGAKRMVPRTDTPVYVYCLSGARASNAVSSLARMGYTNVVNAGGINRWRGDIVRGA; encoded by the coding sequence ATGGGCTTTTTTGGTTCGATCTTTGGCGGTGGCGCGGGCGCGCGAGACATCAACACCTGTCTGGCGGAGGCACGCGACGTTCGCGGCGCGGTCGTTCTGGACGTGCGCGAGAAGGACGAGTTCACAAGCGGACACGTCGCGGGGGCAATCAACGTTCCCGTGGGTTCCATCTCGGGCGCCAAGCGCATGGTCCCCCGCACCGACACGCCCGTCTACGTCTACTGCCTCTCCGGGGCGCGCGCGAGCAATGCGGTGAGCTCCCTTGCCCGGATGGGGTACACCAACGTCGTCAATGCCGGCGGCATCAACCGCTGGCGCGGCGACATCGTGAGGGGGGCATAG
- a CDS encoding magnesium transporter CorA family protein, with amino-acid sequence MSVEKKRDVLLEVTSILLMALAAIGLVRLVMSVTSLVGQGPQGLSASFEQAGLPSGDAAVGALTAIGVLLSLTILALQLGAGICGLRLLRGRGTARRCETLGIAASGASVVAWLTDRLLLGLAGTADVAWLLCAMLVPLLFYRGARGGVMSDFWEGIKRKPVAPAAQPVDKVVNRFALDHEKETLRPAQKGEDVLVEFLSLDEYEQRSSDSPITRHVARSARSIHHCLASTFGDAVYGTLLIPREALGASGIPLADDVPLAFCLSRDRLTLVGDDEAAEGFVTYYVAHQVLEKRAAAAVLLELLDLVIRDDMAFLSDVEDGLDRLEVNMGKDVSEIPQDLDDFVIRERSQLHALESFYRQITDVADTVAVSPAEVASTPVQELFRELSARCERLAADARDLRDYALQIRNMYQSKVDVRQNKVMSVLTIVTSIFMPLTLLTGWYGMNFENMPELRDPNAYYLLIAIAAIVITVEVIVFKVKRWF; translated from the coding sequence ATGTCTGTCGAGAAGAAGAGAGACGTCCTGCTCGAGGTGACGAGCATTCTGCTCATGGCGCTTGCGGCGATAGGGCTGGTTCGTCTTGTTATGAGCGTTACGAGCCTCGTCGGGCAGGGTCCGCAGGGGCTCTCTGCTTCCTTTGAGCAAGCGGGCCTTCCGTCGGGTGATGCCGCAGTGGGCGCGCTGACGGCGATCGGCGTCCTGCTTTCCCTGACGATTCTCGCCCTCCAGTTGGGGGCGGGTATTTGTGGGCTGCGCCTTTTGCGGGGCCGGGGCACGGCCCGGCGCTGCGAGACGCTGGGCATTGCCGCGTCCGGGGCGAGCGTGGTCGCATGGCTCACCGACCGACTCCTGCTGGGGCTTGCGGGCACGGCCGACGTCGCCTGGCTTCTCTGCGCGATGCTCGTTCCGCTGCTGTTCTATAGGGGTGCGCGCGGCGGGGTGATGAGCGATTTCTGGGAGGGCATCAAGCGCAAGCCCGTTGCGCCCGCGGCTCAGCCCGTGGACAAGGTGGTGAACCGCTTCGCCCTGGATCACGAGAAGGAGACCCTGCGTCCCGCGCAGAAGGGGGAAGACGTTCTGGTCGAGTTCCTCTCCCTCGACGAGTATGAGCAGCGCTCCTCCGACTCTCCGATCACGCGGCACGTCGCACGTAGTGCGCGCTCGATTCACCACTGCCTGGCGAGCACCTTTGGCGATGCGGTCTACGGAACCCTCCTCATTCCCCGGGAGGCTCTGGGCGCTTCGGGCATTCCCCTCGCCGATGACGTGCCCCTGGCGTTCTGCCTGTCGCGCGACCGGCTGACGCTCGTGGGAGACGACGAGGCCGCGGAGGGGTTCGTCACCTACTATGTCGCGCATCAGGTGCTCGAGAAGCGCGCGGCGGCCGCGGTTCTCCTCGAGCTGCTTGACCTGGTCATCCGCGATGACATGGCCTTTTTATCCGACGTCGAGGATGGGCTCGACCGTCTTGAGGTCAACATGGGCAAGGACGTGAGCGAGATACCCCAGGACCTCGATGACTTCGTGATCAGGGAGCGCTCTCAGCTTCATGCGCTGGAGAGCTTCTACCGCCAGATCACGGACGTTGCCGACACCGTGGCAGTCTCGCCTGCCGAGGTGGCCAGCACTCCGGTGCAAGAGCTCTTCCGCGAGCTCTCCGCGCGCTGCGAGCGCCTTGCCGCCGATGCGCGCGATCTGCGCGACTATGCGCTGCAGATTCGCAACATGTACCAGAGCAAGGTTGACGTCCGACAGAACAAGGTGATGAGCGTGCTCACAATCGTCACCTCGATCTTCATGCCGCTCACTCTGCTCACCGGCTGGTATGGCATGAACTTCGAGAACATGCCCGAGCTGCGCGATCCCAACGCCTACTACCTCCTCATCGCGATCGCGGCGATTGTGATCACGGTCGAGGTGATCGTCTTCAAGGTGAAGCGGTGGTTCTAG
- a CDS encoding type III pantothenate kinase, whose product MGEREERADKNVLAVDVGNTTTRLGLFSAGELAGTWELTTPARLTIDEARLAVLQALEALGVPAPEGAILACVVPSLVDVWRAALAASCEGRALVVGPGLKTGLRMRYDDPSEVGADRVADVVAARADHGCPVVVVDLGTTTNFEVVNAQGVFLGGVIAPGMALGARALNQAAARLPMVELHAPASVIGRSTRAAMQSGVVLGEVARIDGLLDAMTDELGQVAQVVLTGDGAREMSALLRHDACVDDTLTLRGLWQLWRTNQR is encoded by the coding sequence ATGGGCGAGCGCGAGGAGCGTGCGGACAAGAACGTGCTGGCCGTGGACGTGGGGAACACGACCACGAGGCTGGGGCTCTTCTCGGCAGGTGAGCTTGCGGGGACCTGGGAGCTCACCACGCCCGCGCGACTCACCATCGACGAGGCGCGTCTCGCGGTGCTCCAGGCGCTTGAGGCACTCGGCGTGCCTGCTCCCGAGGGGGCCATCCTGGCCTGCGTGGTGCCATCGCTCGTGGACGTCTGGCGTGCCGCGCTGGCCGCGAGCTGCGAGGGGCGCGCCCTCGTGGTGGGGCCGGGTCTCAAGACGGGCCTGCGCATGCGCTACGACGACCCCTCCGAGGTGGGGGCCGACCGCGTGGCCGACGTGGTGGCGGCTCGCGCCGACCACGGCTGCCCCGTGGTTGTCGTGGACCTGGGGACGACCACCAACTTCGAGGTCGTGAACGCCCAGGGTGTCTTTCTGGGCGGCGTCATCGCGCCGGGCATGGCCCTGGGGGCTCGTGCGCTCAACCAGGCTGCGGCTCGCCTGCCCATGGTGGAGCTGCATGCCCCGGCCTCGGTCATCGGGAGAAGCACGCGTGCGGCGATGCAGTCAGGCGTGGTCCTGGGCGAGGTCGCACGAATCGATGGGCTCCTGGACGCGATGACGGATGAGCTGGGGCAGGTCGCTCAGGTGGTGCTCACGGGCGATGGCGCGCGCGAGATGTCGGCGCTTCTACGGCATGACGCCTGCGTCGACGACACCCTCACGCTGCGCGGGCTCTGGCAGCTCTGGCGCACGAACCAGCGGTAG
- a CDS encoding LacI family DNA-binding transcriptional regulator produces the protein MAAKVTLKDIAREVGLSPAAVSLVLNDRPCRISAENRRRIKEVARKMRYVPNQIARSLVTQHSQTVGLIVPNIESRFFSSLARRLELGCRERGYALIITNSDDSPTNDSELVRLLANRGTEGLLVVASDEADADERLITALSELPVPYVMVDRLFGGLSCDKVSFNNEQGGYLACRHLLEAGHRRIACIVNRASNTGRERLAGYERALVERGVDPDPALELESAYYIADAYAAAGDLLDTNATAVFASSDNIALGLLKRLYVQGMRVPRDCSVVSYDNSAADVLFEPALTSIEQNVDELAGATLELLFRRLKADAAACEPIEAEARILMPRLVVKDSVRAL, from the coding sequence ATGGCGGCCAAGGTGACGCTCAAGGACATCGCGCGCGAGGTGGGCCTCTCGCCGGCGGCGGTCTCGCTCGTGCTCAACGACCGCCCGTGCAGGATCTCCGCCGAGAACCGCCGGCGCATCAAGGAGGTCGCCCGCAAGATGCGCTACGTTCCCAACCAGATCGCGCGCAGCCTCGTGACGCAGCACTCGCAGACCGTCGGGCTCATCGTGCCCAACATAGAGAGCCGGTTCTTCTCGTCTCTGGCACGCCGCCTCGAGCTGGGGTGTCGCGAACGCGGCTACGCCCTTATCATCACCAACTCGGATGACTCGCCCACGAACGACTCCGAGCTCGTGCGCCTTCTGGCCAATCGTGGCACCGAGGGCCTGCTCGTGGTGGCGTCCGACGAGGCCGACGCGGACGAGCGCCTGATTACCGCGCTCTCTGAGCTGCCGGTCCCCTACGTGATGGTGGACCGCTTGTTTGGGGGTCTCTCCTGTGACAAGGTCTCGTTCAACAACGAGCAGGGCGGCTACCTGGCCTGCCGGCATCTGCTCGAGGCGGGGCACCGCAGGATTGCCTGCATCGTGAACCGAGCGTCCAACACGGGTCGCGAGCGCCTGGCTGGCTACGAGCGCGCGCTCGTCGAGCGGGGCGTGGACCCTGACCCGGCCCTCGAGCTCGAGAGCGCCTACTACATCGCCGACGCCTACGCCGCGGCAGGAGACCTTCTGGACACGAATGCCACGGCTGTCTTTGCGAGCTCGGACAACATCGCGCTGGGGCTGCTCAAGCGCCTCTACGTGCAGGGGATGCGCGTGCCGCGCGACTGCTCGGTGGTGAGCTACGACAACTCGGCGGCCGACGTGCTCTTTGAGCCCGCGCTGACGTCCATCGAGCAGAACGTCGACGAGCTCGCCGGCGCGACGTTAGAGCTACTGTTTCGAAGGCTTAAGGCCGATGCCGCAGCGTGCGAGCCGATCGAGGCCGAGGCGCGCATCCTCATGCCGCGCCTGGTGGTCAAGGACAGCGTCCGCGCGCTGTAA